Within the Devosia lucknowensis genome, the region GCGCCCAGCGCGTCGACGGCGTCGATCGCCTCCTGGCTGATCGGCACGATGGGAATATCGAGTTTCTGGAGAAGCTTGGTCCGATCGACGCCGGCCGCAAAGGCATATTCGTGCAAGGTCGCGTCCACCGGATCGCCGTTGAAGGTGGTGCGGAATTCGAAAAGGTTGTCGGGCGGGCCCATCGGAAAGGCCACGGGAGAGAAATGGTCGGGCACGATATCGGGCATCGGGAAGGCGACGAGCAGGTCGTGGTCGGTGTCGCTGTCGTTCCGGAATGTATAGACGACCCGGATCTCGTCGCGGGAAATGAACAGCTCCTCGCGCTCCATGGCAATCTCGCCATGCGAAACGAATTCGAGGCCGCCCGTGGTCAGAACGGCCGCCGTGTCGTTTGCGGCGACAGGCATGACGGAAAGAGCCAGAAGCCCGGTCAGCAAGCGCTTCATCATCGATCCTCCCCTTGGGATTTCAACCCTGTGCAGCCGGTTTCCGATTCTCGGCCGCAACTTGAACTCAGCCAGTCTTAGCCGCTTTTCCCGAGCCCGAGAATGGGCACCCGGTTACGGCGTCGGGGACCGCCCGAGATATTGGAACCACTTTCGCTCCAGCGCAGCGTCGAGATCGATGCCATTGTTGCGCGCGAACAGCAGCAGCATGGCCAGCACATCGGCGGCTTCGTCTTCCAGTGCCTGGCGGATCTCCCCGGCGTCGGCGCCCTCGAGCCGCCCGCGCCCGGTCGACTTCAGATACTCGGCGCTGAGCTCCCCCAGTTCTTCCTGCACCTTGAGGAGATACCAGTCATTGTCGCGGGCGATGTCGTTGCGCGAGGCATAGGTATCCGAGACTTCGGCCACCAGCTCCGACAGCTCGGCCAGAGACCGGCTCATACGGCGATCGGCGCCTTGATGCCCGGATGCGGATCGTAACCTTCGAAGGCGAAATCCTCGTAGACGAAGTCTTCGATGCGCTTGCGGTCCGGGTTCATCACCAGCTTCGGCAAGGGTCGCGGGTCACGGGAGAGCTGTAGTTGTGCCTGCTCGAAATGGTTGGAATAGATGTGCGCGTCGCCCAGTGTATGGACAAAATCACCCACTTCGAGATCGCAGGCCTGCGCCACCATATGGGTCAGAAGTGCATAGGACGCGATATTGAAGGGCACGCCGAGGAAGGTGTCGGCGGAGCGCTGGTAAAGCTGGCAGCTCAGTTTTCCGTCGGCGACGTAGAACTGGAACAGCGCGTGACACGGCGGCAGCGCCATGTTGTCGACCTCGGCCGGGTTCCAGGCCGAAACGATGTGTCGGCGGCTGTCGGGCTTGGCCTTGATCTGGTCGATCACGGCCTGAAGCTGATCGATATGGCGACCGTCGGGCGCCGGCCAGCTGCGCCATTGCGACCCGTAGACGGGACCAAGATCGCCGTTCTCGTCGGCCCACTCGTCCCAGATCGTGACGCCACGCTCCTGCAGCCAGCGCACATTGGTTTCGCCACGGATGAACCAGAGCAGTTCATAGATGATGGACTTGAGATGCAGCTTCT harbors:
- a CDS encoding MazG nucleotide pyrophosphohydrolase domain-containing protein, coding for MSRSLAELSELVAEVSDTYASRNDIARDNDWYLLKVQEELGELSAEYLKSTGRGRLEGADAGEIRQALEDEAADVLAMLLLFARNNGIDLDAALERKWFQYLGRSPTP
- a CDS encoding thymidylate synthase, encoding MQPYLKLLSDILETGTDKSDRTGTGTRSIFGYQMRFDLSKGFPLVTTKKLHLKSIIYELLWFIRGETNVRWLQERGVTIWDEWADENGDLGPVYGSQWRSWPAPDGRHIDQLQAVIDQIKAKPDSRRHIVSAWNPAEVDNMALPPCHALFQFYVADGKLSCQLYQRSADTFLGVPFNIASYALLTHMVAQACDLEVGDFVHTLGDAHIYSNHFEQAQLQLSRDPRPLPKLVMNPDRKRIEDFVYEDFAFEGYDPHPGIKAPIAV